One window of Arvicola amphibius chromosome 6, mArvAmp1.2, whole genome shotgun sequence genomic DNA carries:
- the Rims3 gene encoding regulating synaptic membrane exocytosis protein 3 encodes MFNGEPGPASAGASRNVVRSSSISGEICGSQQAGGGTGTTTAKKRRSSLGAKMVAIVGLTQWSKSTLQLPQPEGATKKLRSNIRRSTETGVAVEMRSRVTRQGSRESTDGSTNSNSSEGTFIFPTRLGAESQFSDFLDGLGPAQIVGRQTLATPPMGDVHIAIMDRSGQLEVEVIEARSLTPKPGSKSLPATYVKAYLLENGACVARKKTKVAKKTCDPLYQQALLFDEGPQGKVLQVIVWGDYGRMDHKCFMGMAQIMLDELDLNAAVTGWYKLFPTSSVADSTLGSLTRRLSQSSLESATSPSPSCS; translated from the exons ATGTTTAACGGGGAGCCTGGTCCAGCCTCAGCTGGGGCCTCCAGGAATGTGGTACGGAGCTCCAGCATCAGCGGTGAGATCTGTGGATCCCAGCAAGCTGGGGGTGGGACCGGGACCACCACGGCCAAGAAACGACGCAGCAGCCTGGGAGCCAAGATGGTGGCTATCGTCGGCCTGACCCAGTGGAGCAAAAGCACACTGCAGCTCCCCCAGCCTG AAGGGGCCACTAAGAAGCTGCGCAGCAACATCCGACGGAGCACGGAGACCGGCGTTGCAGTGGAGATGCGGAGCCGTGTCACACGCCAGGGCAGTCGGGAGTCTACGGATGGGAGCACCAACAGCAACAGCTCCGAGGGCAC GTTTATTTTTCCCACACGGCTTGGAGCTGAAAGCCAGTTCAGTGATTTTCTGGATGGCTTGGGACCAGCCCAGATTGTGGGGCGACAAACGCTGGCAACACCTCCCATGG GAGATGTGCACATTGCCATCATGGACCGGAGCGGTCAGCTGGAGGTGGAAGTGATTGAAGCTCGGAGCCTGACCCCCAAACCAGGCTCCAAATCCCTCCCAG CCACCTATGTCAAGGCTTACCTGCTGGAGAACGGGGCATGTGTGGCCAGGAAAAAAACCAAGGTGGCCAAGAAGACCTGTGACCCCTTGTACCAGCAGGCTCTGCTCTTTGACGAGGGGCCCCAAGGCAAGGTGCTGCAG GTGATCGTCTGGGGAGACTATGGCCGTATGGATCACAAGTGCTTCATGGGCATGGCCCAGATCATGCTGGACGAGCTGGACCTGAATGCCGCGGTCACCGGCTGGTACAAACTCTTCCCCACATCCTCTGTGGCCGACTCCACACTCGGATCCCTTACCAGGCGTCTGTCCCAGTCCTCTTTGGAGAGTGCCACCAGTCCCTCCCCCTCGTGCTCCTAA